The following nucleotide sequence is from Anopheles stephensi strain Indian chromosome 3, UCI_ANSTEP_V1.0, whole genome shotgun sequence.
CGCACGAGAGGCCAGTGCATCCTGCTTCTTCTACTGCCTCACACCGCGCGCGCGACGCATCATGGACAATCTGGACCAGCTCGCGGATGACGAGCTGCGGCTCCGGTTGGTGCAGTACGGCTTTCCGAACCTTCCGGTAACGTCGACCACGCGCAAAATACTGATCAAAAAGCTACGGCACCATATCGACACCGAGAATCAGAAGCTGCGCCGGGAATCGTCGAAAGCGGCACGGTACAGCTCGGGCGAGGAATCGGATGGAAGCGATGGTCGGAAGACGGCGACGGCCGCTCAGCGTAAAATgtacaccaccagcagcagcagcagcagcagcagtagcacgaCGCGAAGTCAGCGTGCCACTGTAGGGGGTGGTTCGTCGGCGGGTGTGGGAAGTTCCGTGTCGATGCCGCCGCCCGCTCCGACGAACGTGGTCCGGTCCAGTATGACGCGCGTCCCAATAAGcatatcatcatcaacatcatcagcgcCTACGTCGCATAGTGttaacagcaacagcaatagCTTTGCCGGAGCGAACGGTGCCAGCCCCAGCCATCATCGTAGTAGCAGTAAGAACTCATCTCCAACCGTTGGCAGCACAGTATACATCTCGCCGCTCATCGTGCACGACAGCGAAGAGGAGGACTACTCGCCTCCGCTCCGTGCGGGTATaggaagtggtggtggtggtgggggtggaggtggtggcggAGGTGGGGCAGCAGGACTAACTCCTTCGTTGCGCAGCCTTGGTAAGGAAGTGACAGCCGTCCGAACCAACAACTCCCAGTGCAATGATAGCAGCCGACTAAAACGTTCCTTCCCCATTTTAGGCAGTTTATCATCGACGCCCTCTTCGCATAGTTCGCTGTTCCGGAAGACGGCTCTAGCCACCGGCAACATCACACCACCGTCAGCCAACAGCAGCATGTACAGCAATCTCGGTGGGGCCATGGACAATAATAGCAGCGGTGGCGGAAGCAGCCTGCTAAACGACTCGAACGGATCGAACGGAGCCGGTACGGGAGATTCTCCGTACGTTAGCGAGTACACCAAGCGATTGATGCAGTTACGCGGGGAAACGGTTTCCCACGAGAACTACAACAACGCCATCGGTGGCATAATGGGGCGTCGGATGGGGAATAGCAGTCTACAGCCCTCGCCACGACACAGTGCCGTCGCAAGTCATTTGCATGCGATACGAACGAGCCATCAGCAGCCAGGACCAGCCGGAGGTGGACTGCTTCATCATCCACTGCGCTCCTCCGGTCACCCTCATCTGCTGAACAGCAAAGGCACAACAGCGTCCGGCGGTTCGTCCACATCTCCACTGGGCAGTTCCGGTTCGATCATCGCCGGCAATCACATCCGGCAGCGATACAGCCGACTCTCCGGGGGAAACGAATTCAACGAAAACGATATCGTAACACACGCACAGCCCGCCCCGGAACCGCCCCGAATCCCGTTCCGCGTAGCGGTAGGCAACTTCATCACCCGGCTGGACGAACACTACGGTTTCAAGCAAACGTTCATCCCGTGCGCCTTGCTCTGCCTGCTGGTGGTGTTCTTCTGCTCGGTCGCATTCATGTACATGACCATCAGCACCGATCTGGCCAGCACGCTTAGCTCGATCGACACACGGTACGAAGTGTGTGAGGGCGATGTGCACGGACTGGCTGCCACTGGTTGCGTGTTCGCGGCGGACGTCGAACCTGCCCTGGAGCTGCTGAAGCTGATCGGCAGCGAGCTGAAGGCACGCGTTGAAGCACACCACTGCCGGCGGGACGATGCCGGACCGGTCGTATCGGGCCTGATGTCCGCCGGGGAAGTGCTGAAGTACGCGAAGGAACATTCGCCGTCCGTGTTGATACCGCAGCTTACGCGACACCTGCACGCCATGGAGTACCTCATCGATCGGAACCCGCAGTGGCGCATTAACCACTGCGACGCCGATGGAGAACCGATCGGGTACGACGGTGTGCTGGAACGGCGCTCCACACGCTCGAACCATTTCACCATTCTCAAGCCGAAGCTTCCGTTCACGTGCATGATGTACAACAAGTTCCAGAAGTTCTTCGTTATCGTCGGTGGATTGGCGCTGGTTTCGATCGTCTTGTTCGCCGGCAACTACTTCGTCAAGTTTGTGCTGTACGTGAAGCAGAAGCGGCGCGACCAGGTAAATCGCTTGATTAGCGAGATCATACACGCGGTCAGTCAGGCGGCAGCGAATGCGTCCGAGTCGGCGGCCAACAAGGGCGAACAGCAGCCGGGCGTGGTGATCAACCATCTGAGGGACCGGCTGCTGGGGATGGCAAATCGCCGCAAGCTCACCTGGGCCTGGAACGAAGCGCTCGGCTTTCTCGAGCAGCACGAAAGCCGAATCGCGTTCGAGGTGGCTACGATCGGGGGCGAAGATTTTAAGATAATGCGATGGATCGATAGCGTTCCGTTGGCGagcggtggtggaggcggcAGTTCGCCGGGGGCTTCCCGGTTGGGCGGCGGTTCCGGTCCCGGCGGCTCGACCGCTAAGAAGTGGCAAGGGCCAGCGTTCGACAAGAGCAACAAGATACACGATCCGCCGACGCCCTGCCTCAAGATCCGCCAGATGTTCGACAAGTACGAGGTGAACGATCCGAACCTGAAGACGATCGTCCAGGACGCGATCCTGGAGAAGGTGGGTGGCCGGTGCAAGATCTACGACATCCAGCTCGACCGGAGCAGCTGCTGCGTGTACGTGCGGTGCGCCTCGGCCAAGGATGCCGGTATCGTGCACGACGAGATTAATGGCTGGTGGTTCGACAATCGGCTAGTGTCGATCAAGTTCCTGCGGCTCGAGCGGTACCTGCAGCGGTTCCCGCGGTCACTCGCCGGACCGGCCTGTCTGAAGCCGTCGAACAAGAACAACTCCTCCATGAGCCATCAGCTGGCgctcaacagcaacaacggtGGTCCGGCTGGGCAATACTCGAGCAATGGTAGCAGAGCCGCAGGCAAACGTGACGAACTCGACACAGACCCGGAAGAGTATGACGAAGGCGAAGGAGACGAGGACggcgaggaggaagaggacgaCGAGGAGCTGGTTGCAGCGGCGACGACGGCTACGGCGGCATCGGCATCACGAGCCGCCACAGGACGTCGGTCTGCCATTAGACGCCGCGAAGAAGATGAGGAAGAGGACGAGTAGTAGTTGCAGGGGAAGAGACGTGCGTCATGGCCTCCTTTGGAAGATATTAACcatcactaacacacacatacacagaatGCGCGTGCGGATTTGCGAACGCTGAAAAGAAGGCGGCGTTTTGTCGCTCCTACGCCAAGCGTCCAAAAGGAACTTTTTTGCCATTTATAATATATCATTTACTACCTTCGGCCCCGGTTAAATTGCCATTTTTTTACCCCATTACATGAGCTTTCCTTACATCTTTCCTTTATCAAAACGAACCGTTAACATTGtttggattgttatttttaCACATAACAAAATAAAGTGTCCAACCATACAGAGATAACAAGAGCATGCTTCTGTAGCTTTGAGCAGCCTTTGAGCGAGTGGAACTTAGGAGCttaaggagagagagagaatggatTCGTTTTTGTTAGCTGCATTCaaggggggcgggggggggggaggaggatcCACCTGCTAAAATCTCAAGCCTTACAAGGAGCCTAGAAGCAATAGAGTCATCGCTTCATGAAGTGCTAAAGAAGAGACTttgcgttttctcttcttaaCTGAGCTTAGGAAACAGGCTGGCAGGGCAGGACAGGTTGAGAGGATTGTGTAGGGGAGGCAAAGGATACTGTAATATCGATAAGAGTAATCGCTTAACCCTAAACACGGCGCGTCGTACCAAGGACACACACGCCGTGTCCTTAACTTTaaacgaagcagcagcaccagcaggcAAGGGAGAGACTGTTTTAAGGGAGCGTTTTGTTGATTAATGATTACAGatttatatacacacacacacagaagcaagtatacaaaaaagaggaagaaaaacacacaaattaatatgttctgtttgttttgcaacaaaGCTGAATTGAATAATCCCTGGGCTAGGTGTTGTTTTAAACGTAATACTATTAGGTctaagagagcgagagaatggGCGGCCACGAACACTAACGACTAACGAAACCCGCAAGCCGAGGATAGGATATTGAAAGCGACCCCTCTGACGGAAGGTAGACAGACGAGCGCGGCTGCCAGCAGCCAGCAGAAGTCTGAATCGGATTTCAGAAGATTTTGTGCAATTTTCTTTTAGATTCTTTAGGAAAACCCCGCCGGCGCCGTCAATCGGAAGGAAAAGCGCACAACAAACTCATGCTCATCATTAGTCGCAGGGTTGTTAGTAGGACGGGGTAACCGGTCCGGAGGTTCAGAACGTATCAACAAACTTGTTCGGCGGACCCCCTCCCCACACGGAACGAACCCCGCCCATCACACTCTTCTTCaaggaaaacgaaaataaatcaGTACTAGTTTGTACGATGCGTGTGTGTCATTCGATCACTTACCTCGGGTTCCATCTCTGCCAGTAGTCGCCACACTGGTACGTTCCGTATGCGACCCCACAGATCCCACAGTGCGTTGACGATTGCGGCCACCGCCAGATGCGTTACACCTTTCTCCGGTCCGATCTGTGGTTATGGGAATGTACTGTGAAACGGTTCGGCAGACACGATCGCGACCGCTTACCCAACGGAGCTGCGAATCGCTCGTCAGTTCACGCCAGAACGCTCCGAAACGCTCGAAAATGCTGGCCGTAGTACGACCCTCGACGAGCCGTTTCATCGCCCGGACAGCGAGCAGCACGATGTCCGTTCCCCGGCCAAGCGTAAACGTCATACCGTACCCGGCAGGACCTTCGGCGGTAGCGATCGTCACGTACACGCAGGAATAATCCGGATCCGTATGCTAGAAAGGGAGCGAATTGTTATTGTTGTCATTCGGTTAGTTCCGCTGCCGACAAAAACACCTACCATTGCATCGGAACCGTGGGCTCCCAGGGACGTCGGCCACCGAATATCCTTCGCCTGCACGGTGGTAATGTTAAGGCAACGATCTTTTCCCATCGCTTTACTGCTCACGACGatacggcacacacacaagcaaataCACAGAGAAACGCACGGAACTGGCACAACGATGCAAGTCGCGTTGGAAATCGGTACAGGGGAACTTGCAAGCGTTATCTGAGCGCTGCGGTTCTATTTATGTCGGAAAGGGTCAGCGAGCTCGGGATTGTTGGTAGTTCATTTGTTTACTCTGGGGCCGCCGGACGCGTGATTGTTCTTATCAATGGCGTCGGGATGAGATATCGTTGCGTATGGCAAAGCTTAGGCCACAGAGCTCATCATTGTTTAGCTGTTTTTTCGCTTACCCCCGTTACAGGGTTACGCAAAGTAATCCCGCCAGGAGCATAATTACGCACCGGTCACAAGACAAGCCACATCCGTCACTCTGTTCAAAGCTGACGAAACCTTCTTGGCCCACGTTCGAGgtgaagatgctcagaaggattttttccAAGATACTCAGAAGGGTTTCAATGACGTAAGATATCCCATAAGGCTCACTAGGCTCCGATGTGCCCGGTCATGTCATGGGACTGACACCGGGAGGCCCAAACTAAGATGGagcgatggcgttgatgcgtctgcCAGACGCAGGCCCAGACCGCGAAGCGGTTATAGCGACGGAAAAGGAAGTAAGTGAACGGAAAgtctaccacgcctcctcctTTCGTATAGAAGGTAAATAAGTCTTTGCTTACAGGGTTGTCCGGTGACATAAATCCAGCTGAGGTCACAAAGTTGTGGTACAACAACGGacagtttaaaataataaacgtGAGGGATGTCCTTGTGCCGCTTTGCACTGTAATGAGGTGAAGGTTCTCCTACGGCTTTTCATAAAATCCAGGCtgcatgatgcgagatgccaaaaataattcgctaaaaaggggggagagttatgcgaaatctatccgtcaaaaagatttcgcctcctcgagctgaaatctcggaaagatttcgcttctctctagccctctctgtcaTTTTCgatgcgttgccatggtagttttcggttgaagagagagatagcatgaagtgctctaaacaacgcggctaaccgagatgattttgacggAAAAATTTCGCAAATTCCtccctttttagcgaaatctttttggcgtctcgcatcatgtagcctggctttaatGATCAGACCGACTTGAGGCAAGAGCGAGCGTGAGAGATCAATCTGAAGTGATATTTCACGCTGGTCCAAGTCCTTTGATTTTCCTACCTTGTCTTCGAAGTCAGTGCCGAACTGAAGAGGTTTGGTGACAGTGTTGTACTGCTgttttctcaatattttccatACACCAAAATCTCAACCGTCCAGCAGAACGACGCGTGGTATGATTTCTATGAATATGAATATTATGTATCTCTTCCTGTTTATTGTGCAATGCGTTAAAGATTCACATACGTTAGAGAGATTACTGCACTGTACACAAGCGACAATTGCCACGGTGGAGTTACTGCAACCATCTTCCTGCCATTACTCCACACGCATGTCGAGCCAAGACGATTATACTTGTTTGCAGCTCTACATTTTGCTGCCTAGAAGTCATTTCAGTCAACTGAGCGTGAAGTTGAAATTGAAGTGGAACCTAGCAACAGCCGGGAAGAGGACATACAATGTGGCTAATGGTTGAAAATGTAATGGAGGAAAAGAACATCAGTCACAGCTACCATAGTGTTTCACTGGATATGGGTTCATTTGATTCGCGGAAAATGGTCGGGACAGTTTACAAGTGTTTGGTTTTAGCGCAGATGTGACCGGCGGACATCGGCGGTCCAATTCCCATTCTTCTGTGAGCACGTCTGTTCTACACAACAGCGGCTTCGTACAGGTAATAAAATAGGGGAGTTCCTTCTGACACGAATGTATAATTATATATTAGttatgtatgtatatgtatatatatatatggtaCCTTGTTTAGTGTTTTGGGTGTATATATAATATGTCCTTTCTGTCTACGcaattatgtgtgtgtgtgtgaggaggggtttgtgtgtgtgaggaggggtttgtgtgtgttgtccaTTTCTCACTATCAAGTTCTATTCCACACTCATCCACACGCTGTACGGCCTCTTTCTCTAGGCAGAGTGCTCAAATCAAACACCTTAGACCGTGCCCATATTTTGTCGCCGCGGATCGCGATCATAGAGAGTGCATGTGTGTAATGTTGTGTGTCCGATCGCAACAATGTGCATTGAAGAAAGTCTTTCCGTTTCACGatttgcctgcctgcctgcctgcccgtATGGTGTCTGAGGTACACATATGGCAGCCATACGACTTCTGCAATGGTTACTTGATTTCATGTTTTCT
It contains:
- the LOC118512996 gene encoding inner nuclear membrane protein Man1; this encodes MDNLDQLADDELRLRLVQYGFPNLPVTSTTRKILIKKLRHHIDTENQKLRRESSKAARYSSGEESDGSDGRKTATAAQRKMYTTSSSSSSSSSTTRSQRATVGGGSSAGVGSSVSMPPPAPTNVVRSSMTRVPISISSSTSSAPTSHSVNSNSNSFAGANGASPSHHRSSSKNSSPTVGSTVYISPLIVHDSEEEDYSPPLRAGIGSGGGGGGGGGGGGGAAGLTPSLRSLGSLSSTPSSHSSLFRKTALATGNITPPSANSSMYSNLGGAMDNNSSGGGSSLLNDSNGSNGAGTGDSPYVSEYTKRLMQLRGETVSHENYNNAIGGIMGRRMGNSSLQPSPRHSAVASHLHAIRTSHQQPGPAGGGLLHHPLRSSGHPHLLNSKGTTASGGSSTSPLGSSGSIIAGNHIRQRYSRLSGGNEFNENDIVTHAQPAPEPPRIPFRVAVGNFITRLDEHYGFKQTFIPCALLCLLVVFFCSVAFMYMTISTDLASTLSSIDTRYEVCEGDVHGLAATGCVFAADVEPALELLKLIGSELKARVEAHHCRRDDAGPVVSGLMSAGEVLKYAKEHSPSVLIPQLTRHLHAMEYLIDRNPQWRINHCDADGEPIGYDGVLERRSTRSNHFTILKPKLPFTCMMYNKFQKFFVIVGGLALVSIVLFAGNYFVKFVLYVKQKRRDQVNRLISEIIHAVSQAAANASESAANKGEQQPGVVINHLRDRLLGMANRRKLTWAWNEALGFLEQHESRIAFEVATIGGEDFKIMRWIDSVPLASGGGGGSSPGASRLGGGSGPGGSTAKKWQGPAFDKSNKIHDPPTPCLKIRQMFDKYEVNDPNLKTIVQDAILEKVGGRCKIYDIQLDRSSCCVYVRCASAKDAGIVHDEINGWWFDNRLVSIKFLRLERYLQRFPRSLAGPACLKPSNKNNSSMSHQLALNSNNGGPAGQYSSNGSRAAGKRDELDTDPEEYDEGEGDEDGEEEEDDEELVAAATTATAASASRAATGRRSAIRRREEDEEEDE